A window from Solea senegalensis isolate Sse05_10M linkage group LG15, IFAPA_SoseM_1, whole genome shotgun sequence encodes these proteins:
- the LOC122781723 gene encoding coiled-coil domain-containing protein 177, whose product MMEQRSTSSALHLDLNNFDKPEAQRNRYVLTSPRSLQSCARLGIKPVDLLIKSLNELTVGNNDVPLEAVRVMHESYEKERRRLLQMCREERERIIQGNRWPGSDRVSGLEVVPLTKLKDHSVHTQSIPYAELCSKGKSVSRSTTGNREPDHSTVCSFRLGNRRHSPATERKVERFTNDIKREMCVTVSERDRKIAALMLVKHEEEQARLKLCQQEEHEREEARRQREIQRERAENNRRKKLKQSMQRWQEELEARRRLREHQNKEKAGHMEQEVMLQEDRWRRLKEEVEAQHRVKLKAAQKEADQRKHYQEKLLRQKHEAEKWEQEQERLLAVEREEKARRSKELKKMNERRRLQEENHRELLRHILLKQQIKQQVEEEKAQVRSTLEKKLQHTCEKRTQAVEARMKELHERAAQEEVQVQRAQLRSKLHSVQQLTHKQILLQLSQRRMEKAALRSSARLRSRAQQLQQRNKQRRLCHQRLRERIQREEEATRKVRESCISMKEWRRERLRRQRDQILLEGQMLARASFHMRERVRQHTHSQTFHQMALQAQLTASMSHMKL is encoded by the coding sequence ATGATGGAGCAGAGATCCACCTCTTCTGCACTTCATCTGGATCTTAACAACTTTGACAAGCCTGAAGCTCAGAGGAACCGGTACGTCTTAACCAGCCCCCGCTCTCTGCAGTCCTGTGCACGTCTCGGTATCAAACCTGTTGACCTCCTCATCAAATCTCTGAATGAGTTGACTGTGGGAAACAATGACGTGCCTCTTGAGGCAGTGAGAGTTATGCACGAATCCTatgaaaaggagaggaggaggcttTTACAAATGTGccgagaagagagggagaggattaTCCAGGGAAACAGGTGGCCTGGCTCTGACAGAGTGTCAGGCCTGGAAGTGGTGCCTCTCACCAAACTGAAGGATCACTCAGTGCACACACAGTCCATCCCGTATGCAGAGCTGTGCTCTAAAGGCAAATCTGTGAGCAGGTCAACTACTGGTAACAGAGAACCAGACCACAGCACAGTCTGCAGCTTCAGGCTGGGAAACCGCAGACACTCTCCTGCCACTGAGAGGAAGGTGGAGAGGTTCACAAATGACATCAAAAGGGAgatgtgtgtcacagtgtctgAGAGAGACCGCAAGATAGCAGCTCTCATGCTGGTAAAGCACGAGGAGGAACAAGCGCGCCTGAAGCTCTGTCAGCAGGAGGAACATGAGCGAGAGGAGGCCCGGAGACAGAGGGAGATTCAGCGGGAGCGGGCAGAGAACAACAGGAGGAAGAAACTGAAGCAAAGTATGCAGCGCTggcaggaggagctggaggcacGCAGGAGGCTGAGGGAGCATCAAAATAAAGAGAAGGCAGGACACATGGAGCAGGAGGTGATGCTGCAAGAAGATCGCTGGAGGCGGCTGAAAGAAGAGGTGGAGGCACAACACAGAGTTAAGTTAAAGGCCGCACAGAAAGAGGCAGATCAGCGCAAACACTACCAGGAGAAGCTGCTCAGACAGAAACACGAGGCAGAGAAATGGGAACAAGAGCAGGAGCGACTGCTAGCagtggagagggaggagaaggccAGGAGGAGCAAAGAACTAAAGAAGATGAACGAAAGAAGGAGGCTCCAAGAGGAAAACCATCGGGAGCTGCTACGTCATATCCTGCTGAAACAGCAGATAAAGCAGCaagtggaggaagagaaggcACAGGTGAGGAGCACCCTTGAGAAGAAGTTGCAGCACACCTGTGAGAAACGTACGCAGGCTGTGGAGGCACGGATGAAGGAGCTGCATGAGAGGGCAGCCCAGGAAGAGGTGCAGGTTCAGAGAGCACAGCTGAGGTCCAAATTACACAGCGTCCAGCAGCTCACACACAAGCAGATCCTGCTTCAACTGAGCCAGCGGCGCATGGAGAAGGCAGCTCTGCGCTCCTCAGCCCGGCTCAGGAGTCGAGCTCAGCAGCTTCAGCAACGCAACAAACAGAGGCGGCTCTGCCACCAGAGGCTCAGAGAGAGGattcagagagaggaggaggcaacGAGGAAGGTCAGAGAGAGCTGCATCTCCATGAaggagtggaggagggagaggctGCGGAGACAGCGAGACCAGATACTGCTGGAGGGGCAGATGCTGGCTCGAGCCTCCTTTCAcatgagggagagagtgaggcagcacacacacagtcaaacctTTCATCAGATGGCTCTGCAGGCTCAGCTGACTGCCTCCATGAGCCACATGAAACTATGA
- the nsmce4a gene encoding non-structural maintenance of chromosomes element 4 homolog A, whose product MEGDRGSGDEGSHQQQNGRPGRGGRQQHNGEDGNTAFTPSDLQSDDDDPTLRKAVRSRYRDLINSIQQNREDMLSPSNNRLTEVLEEANNLFNDVRQSREAALDAQLLVLATDLGKEKASQMLAEGSAFDTSTFAERLLSFMGLNRLEEDEDENNGGTADGYLPPDAWHKLARRAECCFRTAPSFHFMRGSFHAEPPPPKQKIARQSKAPSKQAKRVMPTQLKKMDECQQEATEKEVERILAYLRGYHEDDPTSPILYYEFVIDPNSFSRTVENIFHTSFLVRDGLARLYLDDDKLPCIAPVEEGDVEAGGSSSRQQCIISICPQMWKELIEALDISDTMIQPPSTQNE is encoded by the exons ATGGAGGGGGACAGAGGCAGTGGAGACGAGGGGAGTCATCAGCAGCAGAATGGCCGTCCCGGGAGAGGAGGCCGTCAGCAGCATAACGGGGAGGACGGTAACACTGCCTTCACCCCATCAGACCTGCAGAGCGACGACGATGACCCGACTCTCAGGAAAGCAGTTCGGAGCAGATATAGAGACCTTATCAACAGCATACAAC AGAATAGAGAGGATATGCTGAGTCCCTCCAACAACAGACTGACAGAGGTTTTAGAAGAAGCAAACAACCTTTTTAACGATG TGCGGCAGTCCAGGGAAGCAGCTCTGGATGCCCAACTCCTTGTTTTGGCCACAGACCTGGGAAAGGAGAAAGCCAGTCAAATGTTAGCTGAGGGTTCTGCTTTTGATACCAGCACTTTTGCGGAGCGTCTT TTGTCATTCATGGGTCTAAACCGGCTagaagaggacgaggacgagaaCAACGGAGGGACAGCTGATGGCTACCTTCCCCCAGATGCTTGGCACAAATTAGCCAGAAGAGCAGAGTGCTGTTTCAGGACAGCACCGTCCTTCCACTTCAT GAGGGGCTCTTTCCACGCAGAGCCTCCACCCCCAAAACAAAAGATAGCACGGCAAAGCAAAGCACCCAGCAAGCAAGCCAAACGGGTGATGCCCACTCAG CTGAAGAAAATGGATGAGTGCCAACAAGAAGCAACTGAGAAAGAGGTGGAAAGGATCCTGGCCTACCTAAGGGGTTATCACGAAGATGATC CAACATCGCCAATATTGTACTACGAGTTTGTCATCGACCCCAACTCTTTTTCCCGGACAGTAGAGAACATTTTCCACACATCTTTTCTAGTCAGG GACGGTTTGGCACGGCTGTATCTAGATGATGACAAATTGCCTTGTATAG CACCTGTAGAGGAGGGAGATGTGGAAGCTGGAGGATCGTCCAGCCGTCAACAGTGCATCATCTCCATATGTCCACAGATGTGGAAG GAGCTCATAGAAGCCCTCGACATCAGCGACACAATGATTCAGCCTCCTTCCACACAGAATGAGTGA